A genomic window from Gemmatimonadota bacterium includes:
- a CDS encoding cupin domain-containing protein codes for MQPERAAASDPAAADLTPEEGVATSSCELEPEGAPLVESRVIRYDGAGWDGVRARPYKAEAELFRGVTRRLLAAPEGAGFELRYFEIEPGGHSTHERHEHVHVAVCLRGCGRVRMAEGTHDVGFGDVVYVAPGEPHQFLNPYPDEPFGFLCVVDRQRDRPVPAAG; via the coding sequence ATGCAACCTGAGCGCGCCGCCGCGTCGGACCCGGCCGCTGCGGATCTCACGCCCGAGGAAGGTGTGGCGACGTCGTCGTGTGAGCTCGAGCCGGAGGGGGCGCCGCTCGTCGAGAGCCGCGTGATCCGCTACGACGGCGCGGGTTGGGACGGCGTGCGGGCGCGGCCGTACAAGGCGGAGGCAGAACTGTTCCGGGGAGTGACGCGCCGGCTGCTGGCGGCGCCTGAGGGGGCGGGGTTCGAGCTGCGCTATTTCGAGATCGAGCCCGGGGGCCACAGCACGCACGAGCGGCACGAGCACGTGCACGTGGCGGTCTGTCTGCGTGGCTGCGGCCGGGTGCGCATGGCGGAGGGGACGCACGACGTCGGCTTCGGGGACGTGGTCTACGTGGCGCCGGGCGAGCCGCACCAGTTCCTGAACCCCTACCCGGACGAGCCGTTCGGCTTCCTGTGCGTGGTGGACCGGCAGCGGGACCGGCCCGTGCCGGCGGCCGGATGA
- a CDS encoding alcohol dehydrogenase catalytic domain-containing protein, with protein MSSSLPERMRAARLYGWGDVRVEEVRVPEPGPGEALVRVLACGVCGSDALGWYVEQKASGAPVVLGHEPAGVVVAAGPGVGVVRPGDRVFVHHHAPCLTCAECRRGLWSNCATWKATALDPGGFAEYARVPAPNLERDTLRLPADMELEEAIFIEPLATCIRALRRQGRVQPLDAVLVIGLGAMGLLMVQLAGIYRAAVVLGSDFLPERRELALRLGAAAALDAGAADVAAAVREATSGRGADVVLVCPGEERAIQTGLEAAAPGGRVVCFTPLPPGRALAIDQSRLYFREVTLTHSYSCGPDETREALSLLAGGALQVRQLVTHRAGLEGVADALERARGKGDGLKTVIYPQGLHHAGGPAS; from the coding sequence GTGAGCAGCAGCCTTCCAGAGCGGATGCGCGCCGCCCGGCTCTATGGCTGGGGCGACGTGCGGGTGGAAGAGGTGCGCGTGCCCGAGCCGGGCCCGGGCGAGGCGCTGGTACGCGTGCTCGCCTGCGGGGTGTGCGGCTCGGATGCACTCGGCTGGTACGTGGAGCAGAAGGCGAGCGGCGCGCCGGTCGTGCTGGGCCACGAGCCTGCGGGTGTGGTCGTGGCGGCCGGGCCCGGGGTGGGCGTGGTCCGGCCGGGCGACCGGGTCTTCGTGCACCATCATGCCCCTTGTCTCACCTGTGCCGAGTGCCGGCGCGGGCTGTGGTCGAACTGCGCGACCTGGAAGGCGACGGCGCTGGATCCGGGCGGCTTTGCCGAGTACGCTCGCGTGCCGGCGCCGAATCTGGAGAGGGACACGCTGCGGCTGCCGGCGGACATGGAGCTCGAGGAGGCGATCTTCATCGAGCCGCTGGCCACCTGCATCCGCGCCCTGCGGCGCCAGGGTCGGGTGCAGCCGCTCGACGCGGTGCTGGTCATCGGCCTGGGCGCGATGGGCCTGCTGATGGTCCAGCTTGCGGGGATCTACCGCGCCGCAGTGGTGCTGGGCAGCGACTTCCTGCCGGAGCGGCGTGAGCTCGCCCTGCGACTGGGCGCGGCCGCGGCGCTGGACGCGGGCGCGGCGGATGTAGCCGCTGCCGTGCGCGAGGCCACGAGTGGCCGGGGCGCGGACGTGGTGCTGGTCTGTCCCGGCGAGGAGCGGGCGATCCAGACGGGGCTCGAGGCCGCAGCGCCTGGTGGCCGCGTCGTCTGCTTCACGCCGCTGCCGCCGGGCCGGGCGCTGGCGATCGACCAGTCCCGACTCTATTTCCGCGAGGTGACGCTGACCCACAGCTACTCCTGCGGCCCGGACGAGACGCGCGAGGCGCTCAGCCTGCTGGCCGGCGGCGCGCTGCAGGTGCGCCAGCTCGTGACGCACCGGGCCGGGCTGGAAGGCGTGGCGGACGCGCTGGAGCGGGCGCGCGGCAAGGGGGACGGGCTGAAGACCGTTATCTATCCGCAGGGTTTACATCACGCCGGCGGCCCCGCATCTTAG